The Saccharopolyspora gregorii genomic interval CGCCCGCGTCCCCGGCCAGCATCCCGGTCAGCTCGTACGGGTAGGTGGTGCCGCGGCGCGCCGCGCGCAGCACCTTCTGCCGGTAGTCGTCCAGCGGCAGCACCGGCTCCGCGGACGGCTCCTCGATGTGCAGCCGCGGCTCGCGGCCACCGGCCAGGTCGATCCGCACCGCCATGTCGGTGAGCTCGCCGTTCTCCCCGCGCTGGCGGGACAGGAACACGACCTCCTCCAGCCCGGCGCCGGCCGTCGTCGGCAGGATCCGCTGCACCAGCGTGTTCAGCTCGTCCGAGGTGAACTCCGTGGGCGGCCACACGTACATCAGGATCCGGTTGGTGTCGAAGCGCTTCTTCGCCGGGCGCTGCGCCTGCACCGTGCGGATCGCGTCCATGCACCCGGCGAGAATGTCCTCCACCGCGGGCAGCGCCACCAGCCGGCCCTCCGCGTCGCGCAGCGGGGTCAGGTCCCGGACCTGCGCCATCGCGACCAGCCGCTCGTCGGACGGGTTCTCCCGCGCGACGCACTTGAACAGGTAGACCTCCTCGTCCGCCGACGGCAGCCGGGTCAGGTCGAACTCGCGCAGCCGCTCCAGCTGCATCCGCTGCGCGATCAGCGGGTGCAGGCCGCGGATCAGCCGGTCCTCGGCGAACCCGGCGTGCTCGTCGCGGCGGAACGTGAAGTGGTGGTGCATCACGGCACCGCCGGTGCCCGCGACCGTGGTGGTGATGCGGCCGACCTCGGCGGGCAGCGGCTGCGCCGCCAGCACCTCGCCGAGCCGGGCCGCCACCGCGTCCGCGTCCGGCTGCCCCTCCCACTTCACGTACAGGTCCGCGACCACGTCCGCACCGTCCGGGCGGTCCGCGGCCAGCTCGCCGACCGCGCGCACCGCCTCCGGCAGCTCGCCGAAGTCGACGGCCGTGGTGACCAGCCGGGTCACGCCCTCGGCGCCGGTGTGCTCGGCGGTGACGAACCGGCAGCCCGCGGCCTCCCGCGACGTGACGCCGGACAGCCCGCGGTTGCCGTAGTAGCGGCGGGTCAGCACCTCCAGCAGCGGGGTGTGGTCGTGCCCGCCGCGGCCCATGCGCTGGCCGAGCAGCCGCACCAGCGGCTCGGCGCTGGCGACCATCTTCGCGATCCGCTCCGCGCGGTCCGCGGCGTCCGGGTGCTCGTCGAGGTGGCGCAGCTCGGCGCGCACCCCGGCGTACACCTCGGCGCGGGTGCGGCGCAGCAGCGGCTGCGCGAACCAGCGGAACACCACGCCGCGCGCCAGGTCCGACACCGCGGGGAAGCGCACCTGGGTGGCCTTGATGACGTGCTCCAGCGCCAGCCCGGCGCGCTCCCGCAGCTCCTTCGCGGGCGGCGGCTCGGCGATCCAGCGCCGCAGCAACGCCGAGATGATCTTCACGTCGGAGGCGGCGCGCTGCTGCGCCAGGAAGATCCGGAACACCGCCGACTCCAGCTCCGGCGTCCGCTCCAGGTCCGTCACGTCGTAGTGCGCCAGCACCCGGCGCAACCGCTCCTCGAAGCCGCTGCTGACCCCGGCGCGCTCGACGTCCAGGCTCTGCAGGTAGCTGTGGAAGTACTCGCGCGGGCTGTGCACCGGACCCGGCTCGTCGTCCACGTCCCCGGCCGGCTTGTTCCGGCTCAGCTCCGAGAGGTCCGCGAACACGCCCAGCAGCTCGACCTCGCCCTCGGTCACCCCGGGCGCCGCGTCCGGCTCGGTGCGCGCCGCCAGGTAGCCGCTGAGCACCCGCTCGCCGTCCTGCGGATCCACGTCGAAGCCGAGCAGCAGACCGCGCAGGTCCCGCAATCCGGCGGCGGCGCGCTGCGCGGCCGACACGCTCGTCGGCTCCGCGGGCAGCTCCACGTCCACCGCCGCGGACTCGTCGGCCTCCTCGGCCGCGTCGTCGTCGGCCAGCGGCTCCAGCCGCATCAGCGGCGCGCCCGTCTCGACCTGGCTGCCGGTGGACACCGGCAGCTCCCGCACCCGCGCCCGGAACGACGCCCGCAGCACGGTCTCCATCTTCATGCTCTCCAGCACCAGGATCGGCGCGCCCGCCTCGACCTCGTCGCCGACGGCCAGCGGAGTCGCCACCACCAGCGCGGGCGCGGGGGAGCGGACCACGCCGCCCTCGTCCCGGGTGATCCGGTGCGCTACCCCGTCCACCTCCACCAGGTGGATCGGGCCGTGCGTGCCGGTGACCAGGCGGAACCGGTGGCCGTTCACGGTGATCCGGCCGCTGTGCTCGTCGAAGCGGTCGATCTCCACGTCCGCCGGGTGCACCGGCCCGCCACCGGAGATCGCGACGCGGAACCGCTTGTGCCCGACCCGGGCGACGCCCACCTGGTAGCCGACGCCGCGCAGCTTCAGGTCCAGCGGGCGGCCCGTCTCGTGCTGCACCTGCGGCCTGCCGCCGAACGCGGTGGACAGCAGCCGCTGCCGCGCCGCCTCCTCCTCGTCCTGGTAGGCCTCGATGGCCGCCGCGGCCAGCGCGATCGCCGAGTGCCGGTGCAGCACCAGCCGGCCGTCCTCGCGCACCCGGTCGATCCAGCCGGTGTCGGCGCTGCCGTCGATCACCTCCGGCTGGTCCAGCAGGTCCAGCACGAAGCTCTTGTTCGTCGCCCCGCCGTCGATGATCACCGTGGTCTCGGCCATCGCGCGGCGCAGCCGGGCCAGCGCCTCGTCCCGGTCCCGCCCGAACGCGATGATCTTCGCGATCATCGAGTCGAAGTCCGCGGGGATCGTGTCGCCCTCCGACACCCCGGTGTCCACCCGGATGCCCGGGCCGGCGGGCAGCAGCAGGCGCGCGATGCGCCCGGGGGAGGGGGCGAAGTCGCGGTCCGGGTCCTCGGCGTTGAGCCGCGCCTCCACCGCGTGCCCGCTCTCCGAGGCGCACAGCCCGTCCAGCGAGCCGCCCGCGGCCACGTGCAGCTGCAGCTTCACCAGGTCGGTGCCGGTGGTGATCTCGGTGATCGGGTGCTCGACCTGCAGGCGGGTGTTGACCTCCAGGAACGCGAACAGCTCCTCGCCCGGGTGGTACAGGAACTCCACGGTGCCCGCGCCGCGGTAGTCCACCGCCAGCGCCAGCCGCTCCGCC includes:
- a CDS encoding ATP-binding protein, translated to MFSRVAIVNRGEAAMRLIHAVRDLSAETGKRVETVALYTDADRTATFVREADVAYSLGPASARPYLDHAVLERALLETGADAAWVGWGFVAEDPAFAEVCERIGVTFIGPSAEAMRRLGDKIGAKLLAEEVGVPVAPWSRGEVASAAEALAAGERIGYPLMLKATAGGGGRGIRKVTSAADLADAYERTSQEALRSFGSGVVFLERLVTGARHVEVQVIADGQGTAVALGVRDCSVQRRNQKIIEESASPVLSPEQTAELKASAERLALAVDYRGAGTVEFLYHPGEELFAFLEVNTRLQVEHPITEITTGTDLVKLQLHVAAGGSLDGLCASESGHAVEARLNAEDPDRDFAPSPGRIARLLLPAGPGIRVDTGVSEGDTIPADFDSMIAKIIAFGRDRDEALARLRRAMAETTVIIDGGATNKSFVLDLLDQPEVIDGSADTGWIDRVREDGRLVLHRHSAIALAAAAIEAYQDEEEAARQRLLSTAFGGRPQVQHETGRPLDLKLRGVGYQVGVARVGHKRFRVAISGGGPVHPADVEIDRFDEHSGRITVNGHRFRLVTGTHGPIHLVEVDGVAHRITRDEGGVVRSPAPALVVATPLAVGDEVEAGAPILVLESMKMETVLRASFRARVRELPVSTGSQVETGAPLMRLEPLADDDAAEEADESAAVDVELPAEPTSVSAAQRAAAGLRDLRGLLLGFDVDPQDGERVLSGYLAARTEPDAAPGVTEGEVELLGVFADLSELSRNKPAGDVDDEPGPVHSPREYFHSYLQSLDVERAGVSSGFEERLRRVLAHYDVTDLERTPELESAVFRIFLAQQRAASDVKIISALLRRWIAEPPPAKELRERAGLALEHVIKATQVRFPAVSDLARGVVFRWFAQPLLRRTRAEVYAGVRAELRHLDEHPDAADRAERIAKMVASAEPLVRLLGQRMGRGGHDHTPLLEVLTRRYYGNRGLSGVTSREAAGCRFVTAEHTGAEGVTRLVTTAVDFGELPEAVRAVGELAADRPDGADVVADLYVKWEGQPDADAVAARLGEVLAAQPLPAEVGRITTTVAGTGGAVMHHHFTFRRDEHAGFAEDRLIRGLHPLIAQRMQLERLREFDLTRLPSADEEVYLFKCVARENPSDERLVAMAQVRDLTPLRDAEGRLVALPAVEDILAGCMDAIRTVQAQRPAKKRFDTNRILMYVWPPTEFTSDELNTLVQRILPTTAGAGLEEVVFLSRQRGENGELTDMAVRIDLAGGREPRLHIEEPSAEPVLPLDDYRQKVLRAARRGTTYPYELTGMLAGDAGGFVEHDLDEDGVLVPVDRPRGKNSAAIVAGVVSTPTERHPEGVRRVVLLGDPTKALGALSEPECARVIAALDLAERLRLPLEWFALSAGARISMSSGTENMDWVAAALKRIVRFTQDGGEINIVVAGITVGAQPYWNAEATMLMHTKGILVMTPDSAMVLTGKQSLDFSGGVSAEDNFGIGGYDRVMGPNGQAQYWAPNLPAARDVLMAHYDHTYVVPGESAPRAAATTDPADRDVSPYPHEYGGDFSTVGEIFSAEHNPDRKKPFDIRTVMRALSDQDHPVLERWAGMADADTAAVQDVHLGGHPVCLLGIESRSVQRRGFPPTDGPDTYTAGTLFPRSSKKAARAINAASGNRPLVVLANLSGFDGSPESMRKLQLEYGAEIGRAIVNFDGPIVFCVISRYHGGAFVVFSKALNPNMTVLALEGSFASVLGGAPAAAVVFSGEVNNRTANDPRVTALQASAGEATGAERAALHAQLAEVQSSVRAEKLGEVAAEFDRVHSIQRAVEVGSVDEIVSVAQLRPRIIASIERGLNG